The Plasmodium brasilianum strain Bolivian I chromosome 11, whole genome shotgun sequence nucleotide sequence TGTGGTTCACCGTATATTTTGATACAAACttcttctcctttttttgctttatcaCAACTCTTCTTATTTGATTCTATACTAACAACATTACCAATTTTTAGATTTTTTTCTGGAATAAAAAGAGGAGTaccaatttttaaaatgccACACTCAATTTTGACACCCATAATTATAGgatcctttttattaaaaacacAATCACTAACAACAGATAGTTCACATGGGAAAATAGCATCAGTAAGtttactttgttttttttcttcttcaatttttttcaaatagtTTGTAAATGCATCAAATAGATGATAAATAATATCCTTTTGCATAATTTCAACACCTAATAATTGTGCTTCTTTTTCTGCTTCTGGATCAATTTTAACATCAAATGCTAATATAACTGAGTATTCGGGTCTACCTTTTTCTCTCATGATACTAGCTTTTTTtacatcttttttttgtactgtTCCTAGATTTACTGAGAACACAGGTATTTTTGAatcatttagaaaaataagtAACGCTTCTAAAGAACCTAATGTACTAGCCATAACATATAGACCTACACCAGTTTTATCTACATGATTAAATACATCCGACATATCATtcattgctttttttttatattcttctaTTTCTTCTGTATTATTTGCAGTAAATAAAGTAGTACCACATAATACTTCTTCTAACCCATTTGCTGATATCTTTACACCTATACAAGCTTTTATAGATTTATGATGAatgtattcattttttattcttaattcttttaatggTTGTGGGGTTAGAAGTGCTCTTATAACAGTAACTATAGGTCCATTAATACCACATAATACTATTGTATCTGATTCACGTAATATAccatttgttaatattacaTCTATGGTAGTCCCTAAAccttctatattttttacttctaAAACAGTACATTCTAATTTATCATgatattctatattttttaacataaatgTTTGTGTTAATTTAACTAGGATCATAATTAAATCTGCAATTCCTTCTCCTGTAATAGCACTAGTAGGAACAATAGAAACATATTTACGTGGATTTGCATTTTGCCAATATAGTTCACAATTCAAACCTTGCTCAGATAATTCGTTTAGTATATTTCTTAGTCTTTCATGAAATTCATCTTGAGTATCttgcttttgttttttaaatgttgTATTAAAAGGAGACCAATCATTCTTATTCCACATATATAATCtatcaattttatttaatgcaATAACAAAAGGACAATTTCgttgttttaaaatttgaattGATTCCTTTGTTTGTTGTTCTAAACCATGCATTAGGTCTATAACCAATATAGCTATATCACATAATGATGATCCTCTCTTTCTTAAATTGTAAAATGATTCATGTCCAGGTGTATCAATAATCATAATTCCTTTAGACaaacatttaatatttgaatctattttttttatttctttatctaAAACCTCTTTTGGAAAAAAGGTTGCTCCTATTTGTTGTGTTATACCTCCTGCTTCATTGTCCTGCACATTTGTGTGTCTCAACTTatctaataattttgttttacctGTATCTACATGTCCTAATATACACACTATTGCTGACCTATACATGTTATCTTCGTTATTACTATCATCCTCGTTCTCAACCTTCTTTCTCCTCTTTTTGTTCAGGAGGTCCTTCTTTTCGTTCGCCCCTTTTTTGACAGTCTTGTCCTTCGCACCGTCCCTTACATCATCCTTTACACCATTCTTTGCACTTTCTTTAGTTTCATGTTTTCCTCTCTCCTTTTTATTCTCTTCGTCCATATTCAGGAAGTCCTCCCAGTCATCCAGAACGacttcctcttctttttcttctttttttgtatcgTCTTTTTCATCTTCTTTGTTGTTACTGTTCGAAAGGAGctgtttatttttctcctCTACATTATTGCTACTGTTTGTCAGTtgtttgcttttttttttcttcaaaagcaattttgctttattaaGATCTAGATTAACAATTTCTGCCTTCGCTTTAGCTTTGGactcttctttttcctttggTTCTACTAACAAACCTGATTCTTTTAAcgtttttaaatataattcttttttttttttttcttctttcgcTTTTGCACTCAATAATttcccttctttttttaactgcatttttttttctaatttggCTTGTCGTTTCCTCTCTttctcttcctcttcttttttaattcgttcttcttcttcttcttgttttttcctttcttcttctttttttttttcttcatactCTTTTACTAATCTCAGCCTTTCTGCAGCAGCTTTTGCCATTTCAGATATACCTGTtgactttttttctttttctttatcttttttttttttttttttatttttcttttcactATCCTCATTTTGGTTAGTCATAATTtcgttcttattttttactccCTCAGCTTCTAAATTGTCTTCATCATCTTCCCCTTTTACCTCTTCATCTTTTGGGCCTTTTCCCTCTTCCCCTTCCAATCCTTTTTCAtccttttccttatttttcatttgttcctttttttgctttaatttttctttcttttttttcgattTGGACATTTTTGTCTGTTCgttttcctctttttcattttctttttctttttccttccCTTCATCATCCTTCTTATCGTTTACTTCATCTTCTCGTTTTTCATCTATTCCTAGTTCAGCCAGTATTGCATCCAAAtcgtccttttttttcccttttttattcttactCATTTCTCAGATATATGTTTCAAGCAAATTTTAGTTTATCTCTTTTTGGTCAATGCTAACTTGGTATTTCCCTTCCTCGCCTACGGAAGCAGGTACAAACGAATATGAAAATGCACACCCATACCACaggtatgtatatgtgtatatatacatgcaagCATACATGTGCACAGACATATACACCTCCCGAATGCACCACGTACAGAGCGTAATGTGCACCCTGCATGGAATGAATATAGAAACACtcaatatatgtaatatttaccTACTTgtatttttgattttttttttttttttaactctCTTTACAGGTCTTTCGAGCTGTCTCAAAGTTCTAATTAGTTgtgtatattcttttatgctctgttttactttttgtttttattttttgtccGTCATTcgcatttattattttaatctaTTTTGTTCAAAATGGTTCGGTTAAAAGGCgagagcaaaaaaaaaaaaaaaaaaaaaaaaaaaaaaaagttaccTGAACAGTAcattcatatttaaatataaactttgaattttttgaatttctCTTTAATCGTGTATTAATCATCACGTTAGATGTCCTTGATATGTGGTGCAAGTATATAAATGCTTAGGCTATCTTATGCGCTTGTATAATCTTACATAACGCTCGCATATACTTGCATAaacttctttatatttaagtatactttcaaataaattaatgtaaCGTTTTACATTCATATAAGATATGTTCTCTATTAAAACAATTTCGCCTTTTTGAGGGGATTTCAGTGATATAGTATTGCATTATTAACATCTATATATTGTATTGTGCTTTTTGTTGTGTTGTACTTGGGTACCGAAGAATTTACAGTagttacataaatatatatatattcatttatatattaatatgtatatacttttatacttaaatacatacatacatacatacatacatatatataatgcgtGTATTTCAAAAATTGTATGTTTTTCTAAGTCCTTAAACTAAATTTTTTacctatttttcttttcatgttataaatgtttttcttcttttttttcactataaatttatcttttttttttttttcatatttaagcATTTATACAATTACagatgtatgcatatatatgaacacacgtacatacatatatatatatatatgtacgtatatacgtatgtatatacgaaCAGTCACTACTACGTATTTGCTCGTTCGCTCATTTGTTTGCTTGTTTATTCAATCATCTGtttatttatctataattttgattttttttcttgagtATGGTGGTAGCAATCATAATTAAATGTGcaaataatgtatttaatttttttttttttattttaggtTATCCAGTTTTTAAGGAAAATTGTATAtcaaaaatagtaaaagaGTTTGTTAAAAAtcgttataaaaaaataaaaagaaaaacaatttcgctttttttttttttttttttttttttttacagcaAAAGATGCACTGTTAAGGAGTAAAGTGTTCTTCAAAgtttacgtatgtatatgcatgtacgaCAAtgggtacatatatatatatatatatatatatatatatatgcatagtTATGTATGCATAAGTACGTATGCGTagttatgtatatttatatacgtacatttaaatatgtatacattaaCAAGTATAAATTccaaagatatatatatagcataCATTGTTAATGCTGTTGAAAAATCAGAAAAATGGCCTAACAACTGttcgtttaattttttgaaaaatgagCAAATAATTAATGTGTATACAGCAAAAAGGagtgaaataattttctttaatgATACAATTTATGTGCCTGTCATTCATTTATAGATGTGCTGCATGtgcatacataatatatatataatatatgtatatatacttaaatcaaattaaaaattcagattattttacattttttcttttttacaagTATTTCCCAACAAAAGAATACCTTTCGCAagcttcttattttttcaattatttcaaatgttaataattttttaagtctTTCTAATATTTCTGATATCTCTAATATTTCTAACATTTctaatatttctaatatttttgatatcTCTAATATTTCTAACATTTctaatatttctaatatttttgatatcTCTAATATTTCTAACATTTCTAACATTTctaatatttctaatatctctaatatttctaatatttctactttttcatatttttaatttttagttcATAGCCAAAACGTGTTCCGTTTCTTGCATATGcatactttctttttttttttttaaatataactataaaaCATTCTaatgggaaaaaagaaatagcgTCAATTAGGACAGGATTTTGGCTTAAATGAACATCAATTCGGAGCTCTTATCCTATGTGtttaaatatgtgtataaatttAAACACGTACATAGAAACATACATAGATACATACACAGATACATACACAGATACATACACAGAAACATACACAGATACATACACAGATACATACACAGATACATACACGGATACATACACAGATACATACACAGTTACATACACAGTTAAATACACagatacatacatagatacatacacagatacatacatagatatatacatagatatatacacaaatacatacacaGATACATACACAGATACATACACagatacatacatagatatatacacaaatacatGCACAAACACATGCACagatacatacatagatacatacacaaatacatgcacacatacatgcacatatgtatctCTAAGCAAGTGTAATTATTTGGTAAATGCAAAGCACACCCACTGCATAAGTATGAAATAGGTTTCTCCTTGCTTTTAGGGAACAAATGagagtagaaaaaaaaaaaaaaaaaatcaggTTTATGCTACTGAAGTCACTACACTatcttaaaataaaagattttttaataaaaataggcTACCTCATGTTTTGTAAACCTTCCTTCtcaatacatacatacatacatatataagtgtGCAGAATAATCAGTGTACTTTTATGCATATCCATAAGCATGTTGTCACTTTTTATTATCAGTTTAAATTCATAGTTTTTAGTTTTTCCAagtttttctcttttcttttcgtCCTCTTCGTACAAATTATAAACTGGCATAAGGTATTCATTCTAAAATTtgctaatatatatgtatatgtacatgaaAAACATTATACCGTAAACCGATTCTCGCgcgcataatttttttaaaattttaggAACTCATTTTATCCGTTAGTAAGGCAGCCTAAGTGGGGGTGCCTTCGTATGGTGAAATGGATGtactatttttcttcttcgacactattcattttatatttttaatatgtaagTGCATTTTTGCTTCTCAAAAATATTCTTAGTCCTTCGAAAAGGCATCT carries:
- a CDS encoding translation initiation factor IF-2, producing the protein MSKNKKGKKKDDLDAILAELGIDEKREDEVNDKKDDEGKEKEKENEKEENEQTKMSKSKKKKEKLKQKKEQMKNKEKDEKGLEGEEGKGPKDEEVKGEDDEDNLEAEGVKNKNEIMTNQNEDSEKKNKKKKKKDKEKEKKSTGISEMAKAAAERLRLVKEYEEKKKEEERKKQEEEEERIKKEEEEKERKRQAKLEKKMQLKKEGKLLSAKAKEEKKKKELYLKTLKESGLLVEPKEKEESKAKAKAEIVNLDLNKAKLLLKKKKSKQLTNSSNNVEEKNKQLLSNSNNKEDEKDDTKKEEKEEEVVLDDWEDFLNMDEENKKERGKHETKESAKNGVKDDVRDGAKDKTVKKGANEKKDLLNKKRRKKVENEDDSNNEDNMYRSAIVCILGHVDTGKTKLLDKLRHTNVQDNEAGGITQQIGATFFPKEVLDKEIKKIDSNIKCLSKGIMIIDTPGHESFYNLRKRGSSLCDIAILVIDLMHGLEQQTKESIQILKQRNCPFVIALNKIDRLYMWNKNDWSPFNTTFKKQKQDTQDEFHERLRNILNELSEQGLNCELYWQNANPRKYVSIVPTSAITGEGIADLIMILVKLTQTFMLKNIEYHDKLECTVLEVKNIEGLGTTIDVILTNGILRESDTIVLCGINGPIVTVIRALLTPQPLKELRIKNEYIHHKSIKACIGVKISANGLEEVLCGTTLFTANNTEEIEEYKKKAMNDMSDVFNHVDKTGVGLYVMASTLGSLEALLIFLNDSKIPVFSVNLGTVQKKDVKKASIMREKGRPEYSVILAFDVKIDPEAEKEAQLLGVEIMQKDIIYHLFDAFTNYLKKIEEEKKQSKLTDAIFPCELSVVSDCVFNKKDPIIMGVKIECGILKIGTPLFIPEKNLKIGNVVSIESNKKSCDKAKKGEEVCIKIYGEPHVTYGRHFDASQKIFSKITRESIDVLKEYFRSELTMEDWKLVVQLKKIFNIL